One genomic segment of Rhizorhabdus phycosphaerae includes these proteins:
- a CDS encoding MFS transporter, with translation MVAIPPDEQPAPAEPLSLRTIIGLAILSLGSFLVGAMLTVVIPVLPNIAREMGGGDVAVAVQMLIAMPMLGLVLGGFGAGFLFRRFQPRTVFLGGLVAYGLIGVAGFGLSLPLLIGSRLLIGIVAAVIAAASTALVGERVPERLRPRVLGWSVAGAAALGILAMIASGRIADAYGWRTSFLLFPVIGGLMFALVATCSSPSPATIRETTVGARDWRGLAALWPVFVFVVLVNMTAFTTNSQSSFLLAEIGVDSAQGRAQMMGINQALIFATAILFPVARRLIGMGMLPFVILGIIGGGLLLFARAHDMATAAIGLALLGIGNGLLFPYQSNLLLQRARPDLRGQAAGLVVSCQFLADAINPLILGPVIILFGLRTAIAWVGILTLAGCALALVAGLRSRAATPAPAGVA, from the coding sequence ATGGTGGCCATTCCGCCCGACGAACAGCCGGCACCGGCCGAACCGCTGTCGCTGCGTACCATCATCGGGCTGGCGATCCTGTCCCTGGGCTCCTTCCTCGTCGGGGCCATGCTGACCGTGGTGATCCCGGTGCTGCCCAATATCGCCCGCGAGATGGGCGGGGGCGACGTCGCGGTGGCGGTGCAGATGCTCATCGCCATGCCGATGCTGGGCCTGGTTCTCGGCGGATTCGGGGCAGGGTTTCTCTTTCGCCGCTTTCAGCCACGCACCGTCTTTCTCGGCGGGCTCGTCGCTTATGGACTGATCGGCGTGGCGGGATTCGGGCTGAGCCTGCCGCTGCTTATCGGCTCACGCCTGCTGATCGGCATCGTCGCCGCCGTCATCGCCGCCGCTTCGACGGCACTGGTCGGCGAGCGGGTACCCGAAAGGCTGCGCCCGCGCGTGCTCGGCTGGTCGGTGGCGGGAGCCGCAGCTTTGGGGATACTCGCCATGATCGCCTCGGGCAGGATCGCCGACGCCTATGGCTGGCGCACGTCCTTCCTTCTCTTTCCCGTCATCGGCGGGCTGATGTTCGCGCTGGTCGCTACCTGCTCCTCGCCCTCACCGGCCACCATAAGGGAGACGACCGTCGGCGCGCGCGACTGGCGGGGGCTCGCAGCCCTCTGGCCGGTCTTCGTCTTCGTGGTGCTGGTCAACATGACGGCGTTCACGACCAACTCCCAGTCGAGCTTCCTGCTGGCCGAGATCGGCGTCGACAGCGCGCAGGGGCGCGCGCAGATGATGGGCATCAACCAGGCGCTGATCTTCGCCACCGCGATCCTCTTTCCGGTCGCGCGCCGCCTGATCGGCATGGGCATGCTCCCGTTCGTCATATTGGGGATCATCGGCGGCGGCCTGCTGCTGTTCGCGCGGGCGCACGACATGGCGACCGCCGCGATCGGGCTGGCGCTGCTCGGAATCGGCAACGGTCTGCTCTTTCCCTATCAGAGCAATTTGCTGCTCCAGCGGGCACGTCCGGACCTCCGCGGGCAGGCGGCCGGACTGGTCGTCAGCTGCCAGTTCCTGGCCGATGCGATCAATCCGCTAATCCTGGGTCCGGTGATCATCCTGTTCGGCCTGCGCACCGCCATCGCCTGGGTGGGCATCCTCACCCTCGCCGGCTGCGCTCTCGCCCTCGTCGCCGGCCTCCGGTCGAGGGCGGCGACCCCGGCCCCGGCGGGTGTCGCCTGA
- a CDS encoding glycosyltransferase family 39 protein produces MTLPAFARLLFWPLVSAAVLLALWARGWGIWLEPMWLDEAYSAYAAAQGWDFLWHIVPRYETHPPFYYSLLRGWTLLAGEGLVAHRLLGLACGMLSLPLIGVAAARLARIAGVDRRVVVLATLLVVAVSPVVVEMTREIRPYPAMILTYAGACLALLHVAERRQAGRPLLGRAYLAYLGCTALILWLHNLGPLYAAALGLALICVIRLRAMTKADWLWLAAGGLLVIAVWLPALFILLDQAPEWIKATWLHFSTRDLWRRATMLYTGPRDDMRVAAAILLLLGASLLWRMPRGRPLLAALAILAFLPLILSLLISATITPVFIVRTMAALATPALLLMGLGIGWTHGRLGWLLPTAALVWLLIAQFGMVAVTRAHPQRDWYRAVEWLQPRFSAGDRLFAYPNEGALPFDRAVLDRGLAMPSRPIPTAIPTLNPPPGSWYVSGSRGVPSLDRDHLRAIAQEPATRAVPTIWLLRLGPWAYDKGDVFLEELSRGRVEVGRYREGPIDIIGLRRTDLAPE; encoded by the coding sequence ATGACGCTACCGGCTTTCGCCCGCCTCCTCTTCTGGCCGCTTGTCTCGGCCGCGGTCCTGCTTGCGCTCTGGGCGCGTGGCTGGGGTATCTGGCTCGAGCCGATGTGGCTGGACGAGGCCTATAGCGCCTATGCCGCCGCGCAGGGCTGGGATTTTCTGTGGCACATCGTGCCGCGCTATGAGACGCATCCACCCTTCTATTATTCGCTGCTGCGCGGCTGGACCCTGCTGGCCGGAGAGGGCCTCGTCGCGCACCGACTGCTCGGTCTGGCCTGCGGGATGCTCAGCCTGCCGCTGATCGGTGTGGCCGCCGCCCGTCTGGCGCGGATCGCAGGCGTGGATCGCAGGGTTGTAGTGCTTGCTACACTGCTGGTCGTCGCGGTCTCGCCGGTGGTCGTCGAAATGACCCGCGAGATTCGCCCCTATCCAGCGATGATCCTGACCTATGCCGGGGCCTGCCTCGCCCTGCTCCATGTCGCCGAACGGCGCCAGGCGGGCCGGCCGCTCCTCGGTCGGGCCTATCTGGCCTATCTCGGCTGCACCGCTCTGATCCTGTGGCTGCACAATCTGGGGCCGCTCTACGCAGCCGCCCTCGGCCTCGCCCTGATCTGCGTGATCCGCCTCCGCGCTATGACGAAAGCCGATTGGCTGTGGCTGGCGGCAGGAGGGCTTCTCGTCATCGCCGTCTGGCTCCCGGCGCTGTTCATCCTGCTCGATCAGGCGCCCGAATGGATCAAGGCGACCTGGCTCCACTTCTCGACCCGCGACCTGTGGCGCCGCGCGACGATGCTTTACACGGGACCGCGCGATGACATGCGCGTGGCGGCGGCCATCCTGCTGCTTCTGGGCGCATCGCTCCTGTGGCGTATGCCGCGCGGGCGACCGCTGCTGGCTGCGCTGGCGATCCTTGCCTTCCTGCCGCTGATCCTGTCGCTGCTGATCTCGGCGACGATCACCCCGGTGTTCATCGTTCGGACGATGGCTGCGCTTGCCACCCCGGCGCTCCTGCTGATGGGGCTGGGCATAGGCTGGACCCATGGCAGGTTGGGATGGCTGCTGCCGACCGCCGCGCTGGTCTGGCTGCTGATTGCCCAGTTCGGCATGGTCGCCGTGACGCGCGCGCACCCGCAGCGCGACTGGTACCGTGCCGTCGAATGGCTCCAGCCGCGCTTTTCGGCGGGCGACCGCCTCTTCGCCTATCCGAACGAGGGTGCCCTGCCCTTCGACCGCGCCGTGCTCGACCGGGGGCTAGCGATGCCCAGTCGGCCGATCCCGACCGCCATTCCGACTCTGAACCCGCCGCCGGGCAGCTGGTATGTCAGCGGATCGCGCGGCGTTCCGTCTCTCGACCGAGATCATCTGCGCGCAATCGCGCAGGAGCCGGCGACCCGCGCGGTGCCGACGATCTGGCTGCTCCGTCTGGGCCCCTGGGCCTATGACAAGGGTGACGTCTTCCTGGAGGAATTGTCGCGTGGTCGGGTCGAGGTTGGGCGCTATCGAGAAGGCCCGATCGACATCATCGGGCTGCGCCGGACGGATCTCGCGCCGGAGTAG
- a CDS encoding argininosuccinate synthase gives MSDVKRVVLAFSGGLDTSVILKWLQQTYQCEVVTFTADLGQGEELEPARAKAKLMGVPDHHIFIDDLREEFVRDYVFPMMRSNALYEGLYLLGTSIARPLIAKRQIEIARQVGADAVSHGATGKGNDQVRFELGYYGLAPDIRVIAPWREWDLTSRTALIAFAEAHQIPVPKDKRGESPFSTDANMLHTSSEGKVLEDPWEEVPDYVYSRTVNPEDAPDAPEFITIDFERGDGVAINGVGMSPATLLETLNDYGRKHGIGRLDLVENRFVGMKSRGMYETPGGTIYHLAHRGIEQITLDRGAAHLKDELAPRYAELIYNGFWFSPEREMLQAAIDHSQEKVTGTVRLKLYKGGVYVVGRKSPNTLYSEKVVTFEDDAGAYDQRDAAGFIKLNALRLRLLGRRDGR, from the coding sequence ATGAGCGACGTGAAGCGGGTGGTTCTGGCCTTTTCTGGGGGACTCGACACGAGCGTCATCCTGAAATGGCTGCAGCAGACCTACCAGTGCGAGGTCGTCACCTTCACCGCCGATCTCGGCCAGGGCGAAGAGCTCGAGCCGGCGCGCGCGAAGGCCAAGCTGATGGGCGTGCCCGATCATCACATCTTCATCGACGACCTGCGCGAGGAATTCGTGCGGGACTATGTCTTCCCGATGATGCGCTCCAACGCCCTGTATGAAGGCCTGTATCTGCTCGGCACCTCGATCGCGCGCCCGCTGATCGCCAAGCGCCAGATCGAGATCGCCCGGCAGGTCGGCGCCGACGCGGTCAGCCATGGCGCGACCGGCAAGGGCAACGACCAGGTCCGCTTCGAGCTCGGCTACTATGGCCTTGCCCCCGACATCCGCGTGATCGCGCCGTGGCGCGAATGGGACCTGACCAGCCGAACCGCGCTGATCGCCTTCGCCGAGGCGCACCAGATTCCGGTGCCCAAGGACAAGCGCGGCGAGTCGCCCTTCTCCACCGACGCCAACATGCTCCACACCTCGTCCGAGGGTAAGGTGCTCGAGGATCCGTGGGAGGAGGTGCCGGACTATGTCTATTCGCGCACGGTCAATCCCGAGGACGCCCCCGACGCGCCCGAGTTCATCACGATCGATTTCGAGCGTGGCGACGGCGTGGCGATCAACGGCGTCGGCATGAGCCCGGCGACCCTGCTCGAGACGCTCAACGACTATGGCCGCAAGCATGGCATCGGCCGCCTCGACCTGGTCGAAAACCGCTTCGTCGGCATGAAGTCGCGCGGTATGTACGAAACGCCGGGCGGCACCATCTATCACCTCGCCCATCGCGGCATCGAGCAGATCACGCTGGATCGCGGCGCCGCGCATCTCAAGGACGAGCTGGCGCCGCGCTATGCCGAGCTGATCTACAACGGCTTCTGGTTCTCGCCCGAGCGCGAGATGCTTCAGGCCGCGATCGACCACAGCCAGGAGAAGGTGACCGGGACGGTCCGGCTCAAGCTGTACAAGGGCGGCGTCTATGTCGTCGGCCGCAAGTCGCCGAACACGCTCTATTCGGAGAAGGTCGTCACCTTCGAGGACGACGCGGGCGCCTATGACCAGCGCGATGCCGCCGGCTTCATCAAGCTCAACGCGCTCAGGCTCCGCCTGCTCGGCCGCCGGGACGGTCGCTGA